From Nitrospirota bacterium, the proteins below share one genomic window:
- a CDS encoding CusA/CzcA family heavy metal efflux RND transporter, producing the protein MLAKIIELSARNKFLVFLAVAFLTVWGIWALYHTPLDAIPDLSDAQVIIFTEWTGRSPDLVEDQITYPIVSTMLAAPKVRVVRGKSFLGLSFVYVIFEDGTDIYWARSRVLEYLQGVGGKLPAGVTPTLGPDATGVGWGFQYAITDETGKHDLAELRSLQDWTLKYAVESVPGVSQVASVGGFVKQYQITIDPNRLLAYRLPLMKVTEAVRRSNSDVEGRVVEWSGREYMVRGRGYIHDKSDIEKIAVGSDKGTPILLRDIATVQLGPEIRRGAADLDGKGEAVGGIVVIRFGENVLSVIDRVKARIKDIEPTLPEGVKIITTYDRSELIHRSVDTLKEEILKLGLAVSAVCVVFLFHLPSALVVILTLPIAILISFICMYYLGISSNIMSLSGIAIAIGAMVDASIIMVENAHKKLEEWEVGGRLHGSRIDVIINAAKEVGPSLFFSLLVITVGFLPVFTLEEQAGRLFKPLAYTKTFSMLFASFLAITLTPVLMTLFIKGKIRHEDDNPVSRFLIRIYHPVAEFSLRFRKSVIIGAVVIVAVTAIPFARLGSEFMPPLYEGTLLFMPTSVPGASITTMSDVMQAQDRIMKQFPEVERVFGKAGRAETPTDPAPLEMVETNVTLRPVSEWRPQFRKWEDLRDEMDNALAMPGVGNNWTMPIIGRIDMLSTGIRTPLGLKVFGPRLDEIERIGLDLERTLRVVPGTRAVYAERANTGYFLDFTINRDEIGRYGLRVEDVQEVIESAIGGMNLTTTVEGRERYPVNIRYGRELRDDVEKLKRVLVPAMEGAQVPLGQLADIRVTRGPGLVQSEGGRLTASVTLNIEGGDFGGYVHRAQESIARNVKVPAGYSILWSGQYEYMENVKAKLFYVIPLTLLIIIVLIYLNTESWLKTAIVLLAVPFSLVGTVWLLYLLGYHMSTAVWVGVIALAGLDAETGIVMLLYLDLSYNRWHQEGRINSLRDIEASVMEGAVKRIRPKIMTVSVILAGLVPILFSTGTGADVMKRIAAPMVGGVVTSTILELVIYPAIYVIWKERGLRREGAEKV; encoded by the coding sequence ATGTTAGCCAAGATAATAGAGCTGTCGGCACGCAATAAGTTCCTGGTCTTCCTGGCCGTGGCCTTCCTGACCGTCTGGGGCATCTGGGCGCTGTACCACACGCCCCTGGACGCGATCCCGGACCTGTCCGACGCGCAGGTAATCATCTTCACCGAATGGACCGGCAGGAGCCCCGACCTGGTGGAGGACCAGATCACCTATCCCATCGTATCGACGATGCTGGCGGCGCCCAAGGTGCGCGTGGTACGCGGCAAATCCTTCCTCGGCCTTTCCTTTGTCTACGTCATCTTCGAGGACGGCACTGACATCTATTGGGCCCGGAGCCGCGTCCTGGAATACCTCCAGGGCGTGGGCGGAAAACTGCCCGCAGGCGTTACCCCGACGCTGGGGCCCGATGCAACGGGCGTGGGATGGGGGTTCCAGTACGCCATCACCGACGAGACCGGCAAGCACGACCTTGCCGAGCTCCGCTCGCTCCAGGACTGGACGCTCAAGTACGCCGTGGAATCCGTGCCCGGCGTGTCGCAGGTGGCGAGCGTGGGCGGGTTCGTCAAGCAGTACCAGATCACCATCGACCCGAACCGGCTGCTGGCCTACCGGCTGCCGCTCATGAAGGTGACCGAGGCGGTGCGCAGGAGCAACAGCGACGTCGAAGGCCGCGTCGTGGAGTGGTCCGGCAGGGAATACATGGTGCGCGGCCGCGGCTACATCCATGATAAGTCGGACATCGAGAAGATAGCCGTGGGCAGCGACAAGGGCACCCCCATCCTGCTCAGGGACATCGCCACGGTCCAGCTGGGGCCCGAGATCAGGCGCGGCGCGGCCGATCTCGACGGCAAGGGCGAGGCCGTGGGCGGCATCGTGGTGATCCGCTTCGGCGAAAACGTGCTTTCCGTCATCGACCGGGTCAAGGCCAGGATCAAGGACATCGAACCTACGCTGCCCGAGGGCGTCAAGATCATCACGACCTACGACCGCTCGGAGCTGATCCACCGGTCCGTGGATACGCTGAAGGAGGAGATCCTCAAGCTCGGCCTCGCCGTGAGCGCTGTCTGCGTCGTGTTCCTGTTCCATCTGCCGAGCGCCCTCGTCGTGATACTGACCCTGCCGATCGCGATCCTCATTTCGTTCATCTGCATGTATTATCTCGGCATCAGTTCGAACATCATGAGCCTCTCGGGCATCGCCATCGCCATCGGCGCCATGGTGGACGCCTCGATCATCATGGTCGAGAACGCCCACAAGAAGCTGGAGGAGTGGGAGGTCGGGGGCAGGCTGCACGGCTCGCGCATTGATGTGATCATCAACGCCGCCAAGGAGGTGGGCCCCTCGCTCTTCTTCTCGCTCCTGGTAATCACCGTCGGCTTCCTGCCCGTCTTCACGCTGGAGGAGCAGGCCGGGCGGCTGTTCAAGCCGCTGGCATACACGAAGACGTTCTCGATGCTGTTCGCGAGCTTCCTGGCCATCACGCTCACGCCCGTGCTCATGACGCTCTTCATCAAGGGGAAGATCAGGCACGAGGACGACAATCCCGTCAGCCGCTTCCTGATAAGGATCTACCATCCCGTTGCGGAGTTCTCGCTCCGCTTCCGGAAGAGCGTCATCATCGGCGCCGTCGTGATCGTGGCCGTCACCGCCATCCCCTTCGCGCGGCTCGGGTCCGAGTTCATGCCTCCGTTGTACGAGGGCACGCTCCTGTTCATGCCCACGTCGGTGCCCGGCGCCTCCATCACGACCATGTCCGACGTGATGCAGGCCCAGGACCGCATCATGAAGCAGTTCCCCGAGGTGGAGCGGGTCTTCGGCAAGGCAGGCAGGGCGGAAACGCCCACGGACCCCGCACCGCTCGAAATGGTCGAGACGAACGTGACACTCAGGCCGGTGAGCGAGTGGCGGCCGCAGTTCCGGAAGTGGGAGGACCTTCGCGACGAGATGGACAACGCCCTTGCCATGCCCGGCGTCGGCAACAACTGGACCATGCCGATCATCGGCAGGATCGACATGCTCTCCACGGGCATTCGAACGCCGCTGGGACTCAAGGTGTTCGGCCCGCGTCTCGATGAGATCGAGCGCATCGGCCTCGACCTGGAGAGGACCCTGCGCGTCGTTCCCGGGACCCGGGCCGTCTACGCCGAGCGCGCGAACACCGGCTACTTCCTGGATTTCACGATCAACCGCGACGAGATCGGCAGGTACGGCCTGCGCGTGGAGGACGTGCAGGAGGTTATCGAGTCCGCAATCGGCGGAATGAACCTGACGACCACCGTGGAGGGCAGGGAGCGCTATCCCGTGAACATCCGGTACGGGCGAGAGCTGCGCGACGACGTGGAGAAACTCAAGCGGGTGCTCGTGCCCGCCATGGAGGGAGCGCAGGTGCCGCTCGGCCAGCTGGCGGACATCCGCGTGACGCGCGGCCCCGGGCTCGTGCAAAGCGAGGGAGGACGGCTGACGGCGAGCGTGACGCTCAACATCGAGGGCGGCGATTTTGGGGGGTACGTGCACCGTGCGCAGGAGTCGATCGCGAGAAATGTGAAGGTCCCCGCGGGATATTCGATCCTCTGGTCCGGGCAGTACGAGTACATGGAGAACGTGAAGGCCAAGCTCTTCTATGTCATCCCTCTCACACTGCTCATCATCATCGTGCTCATCTATCTCAACACGGAGTCCTGGCTCAAGACGGCCATCGTGCTGCTTGCCGTACCGTTCTCGCTCGTGGGCACGGTCTGGCTCCTCTACCTCCTGGGCTACCACATGAGCACGGCCGTCTGGGTCGGCGTGATCGCGCTGGCCGGGCTCGACGCCGAGACGGGAATCGTGATGCTCCTGTACCTCGACCTCTCGTACAACCGCTGGCACCAGGAGGGCCGGATCAATTCGCTCCGCGACATCGAGGCTTCCGTCATGGAAGGCGCGGTCAAGCGGATCAGGCCCAAGATCATGACCGTGTCGGTGATCCTGGCAGGACTCGTCCCGATCCTGTTCTCGACGGGGACGGGCGCGGACGTGATGAAGCGCATTGCCGCGCCCATGGTCGGCGGCGTGGTCACGTCCACGATCCTCGAGCTGGTCATCTACCCGGCGATCTATGTGATCTGGAAGGAGCGGGGACTGAGGAGAGAGGGCGCTGAGAAGGTATAA
- a CDS encoding helix-turn-helix domain-containing protein: MVKKIEDLNYYELLEVSPTATSQEVHKAYERIRRIYEPNSIALYSLFTPEETAAINQRIEEAYRTLTYESQRKRYDDMLRGIQQESEEGLPMPSTPRHRAVTTPSDFIDRLDGRTRKTEEAPTKPSGETAEPVLQASLQPPPPFNAEFTGPAMRLLREQRGLSVRSIAEMTKVGTRYLELIEEEIYDKLPVRPYLRGFLMAYARALGYEPDRVVGDYLKRYDAAMESMKKK; this comes from the coding sequence ATGGTCAAAAAGATCGAAGACCTGAACTATTACGAACTGCTGGAAGTCAGCCCCACGGCGACATCCCAGGAGGTCCACAAGGCGTACGAGCGCATCCGCCGGATCTACGAGCCCAACTCCATCGCGCTGTACTCGCTCTTCACTCCCGAGGAGACCGCGGCCATCAATCAGCGGATCGAGGAAGCCTACCGGACGCTGACGTACGAATCCCAGCGCAAGCGGTACGATGACATGCTGCGGGGGATCCAGCAGGAGTCCGAGGAAGGCCTGCCGATGCCATCCACCCCTCGGCACCGGGCAGTAACGACGCCGTCCGATTTCATAGATCGGCTCGATGGCCGGACCAGGAAGACCGAGGAGGCGCCGACGAAACCTTCCGGGGAAACGGCAGAGCCTGTTCTCCAGGCCTCCCTGCAGCCGCCGCCCCCCTTCAATGCGGAGTTCACGGGGCCGGCCATGAGGCTTCTTCGCGAACAGCGCGGCCTGTCGGTGCGGAGCATCGCGGAAATGACGAAAGTGGGCACCCGCTACCTGGAACTGATCGAAGAAGAAATATATGACAAACTGCCGGTCCGCCCCTATCTCCGCGGTTTTCTCATGGCCTATGCCCGGGCTCTCGGATACGAGCCGGACCGCGTCGTCGGGGATTATCTGAAGCGGTATGACGCGGCGATGGAAAGCATGAAAAAGAAGTAA